In one Myotis daubentonii chromosome 1, mMyoDau2.1, whole genome shotgun sequence genomic region, the following are encoded:
- the LOC132227449 gene encoding olfactory receptor 4E2 — protein MDALNQTRVNEFVFLGLTDNWVLKVLFFMAFSAIYVLTLWGNILIMVTIIFTEHLHSPMYFFLSNLSFIDICHSSVTVPKMLEGLLLKRKTISFDNCITQLFFLHLFACAEIFLLTIMAYDRYVAICTPLHYTTVMNMRVCIQLVIALWMGGTVHSLVQTFLTIRLPYCGPNIIDSYFCDVPPVIKLACTDTYLTGMLMVSNSGTISLACFLALVTSYTVILVSLGKQSAEGRWKALSTCSAHFMVVALFFGPCIFIYTRPDTSFSLDKVVSVFYTVITPLLNPLIYSLRNTEVKSAIKHLRQRQVFFV, from the coding sequence ATGGATGCACTAAACCAAACAAGAGTGAATGAATTTGTCTTCTTGGGACTTACTGATAACTGGGTACTGAAGGTATTATTTTTCATGGCATTCTCAGCCATATATGTGCTCACTCTTTGGGGGAACATTCTCATCATGGTCACCATAATCTTTACTGAACATCTCCATAGCCCTATGTATTTCTTCCTGAGCAACCTGTCGTTTATTGACATCTGCCACTCATCTGTTACTGTGCCCAAGATGCTGGAGGGTTTGCTTTTAAAGAGAAAGACCATTTCCTTCGACAACTGCATTACACAGCTCTTCTTCCTCCATCTGTTTGCCTGTGCTGAGATCTTTCTGCTGACCATTATGGCCTATGATCGTTACGTAGCCATCTGCACGCCGTTACACTACACCACTGTGATGAACATGAGGGTCTGCATACAACTTGTCATTGCTCTCTGGATGGGGGGTACTGTTCACTCTCTGGTGCAGACCTTCTTGACCATTCGTCTGCCTTACTGTGGCCCCAATATTATTGACAGCTACTTCTGTGATGTGCCTCCTGTCATCAAGCTGGCCTGTACAGATACATATCTCACAGGAATGCTGATGGTGTCCAATAGTGGAACCATCTCCCTCGCCTGTTTCCTGGCTTTGGTCACCTCCTACACagtcatcttggtttctcttggaAAACAGTCAGCTGAAGGGCGCTGGAAAGCCCTGTCTACCTGCTCAGCTCACTTCATGGTGGTTGCCCTCTTCTTTGGACCATGTATCTTCATCTATACTCGGCCCGATACCAGCTTCTCCCTTGACAAGGTGGTATCTGTCTTTTACACAGTGATTACCCCTTTGCTGAATCCCCTCATTTACAGTTTGAGGAATACGGAAGTAAAAAGTGCCATCAAGCATCTCAGACAGAGacaagttttttttgtgtga
- the LOC132227509 gene encoding F-box only protein 31-like produces the protein MSQEECDYGEVGYTVAHTVVAVTCGGMEASACLCGVGSSRGCRSLQKRQRPAETAAADGKPAPAEKQVEGDVAARCCAGSGGIASPMPPPPPLHCLLQDLPVEMLMKIFAWVPGTDLPSLAQACTKFHHILHIDSIWRRRCREEFGVRENLQNLEMIGMSYREVYAKLFPYRNILGLWQLDTEDYRTLVNVAVDGVCITGWTYRASLHTHVGGPIHFRPSFRIRLTERTSAAVECMEGLDSRPHNRHMQIRKDRFTTRCKKTEHGTDSPTRLRGERGRVLEDRQQYDWLTYRRLYLPPSHPDDLIRPGLFQYYYDVFGLMIAMLSFHGKYTRVTKITGISNKTLEIHLMRRIQLRDGEFFRNFHELSRVVREIDEQVTREQQQQQQQQEDGTEESEGHGWQSSAQPSVGESGAAASEEQPAPFVLPAGVRSSDQNYPRTCRMCFYGVDTVTLTGFPYPRRFPGVFILFNENHFGFIRLEVKYFFLYGRVQNTFQNVEAPSPQAFLEMLKNIQSMP, from the exons ATGTCCCAGGAAGAGTGTGACTACGGTGAGGTGGGCTACACAG TGGCCCACACTGTGGTGGCTGTTACCTGTGGAGGCATGGAGGCGTCCGCTTGCCTCTGCGGCGTGGGCTCTTCGCGGGGATGTCGGAGTCTtcagaagcgccagcgcccagctgagacTGCAGCGGCCGATGGCAAGCCGGCCCCGGCAGAAAAGCAGGTTGAGGGGGATGTGGCAGCGCGGTGCTGTGCGGGGAGTGGAGGAATCGCGAGCCCCatgccgcccccgccgcccctgcACTGCTTGCTGCAGGACCTGCCCGTGGAGATGCTGATGAAGATCTTCGCCTGGGTTCCCGGCACcgacctgcccagcctggcccaggcttgcaccaaattccaccacatcctgcacatcgacagcatctggagacggcgctgccgggaggagttTGGCGTTCGTGAAAACTTGCAGAACCTGGAGATGATCGGTATGTCTTAtcgagaagtctatgcgaagctgttcCCATACAGAAacattttgggattgtggcagctagATACTGAGGACTATAGAACACTAGTGAATGTCGCGGTGGACGGCGTATGCATTACTGGTTGGACATACAGGGCTTCCCTTCACACTCATGTGGGTGGCCCAATACATTTCAGGCCCTCGTTCAGAATTCGCCTGACGGAGAGGACATCAGCCGcggtggagtgcatggaaggccTCGACAGCAGGCCCCACAACCGCCACATGCAGATTCGGAAGGACAGGTTCACCACCCGGTGCAAGAAGACAGAACACGGAACGGATTCACCAACGCGGCTCAGGGGAGAACGGGGGCGGGTGCTGGAGGACAGACAGCAGTATGACTGGCTgacctaccgccgcctctacctcccgccgagccacccggacgacctcatcaggccaggcctcttccaataCTACTACGACGTCTTCGGCCTAATGAttgccatgctcagcttccacgggAAGTATACCAGGGTCACCAAGATCACGGGGATCTCCAACAAGacgttagagatccacctcatgcgccgcatccagctgcgagatggcgagTTCTTCCGCAACTTCCACGAGCTCTCCCGCGTGGTCCGGGAGATTGACGAGCAGGTGActcgggagcagcagcagcagcagcagcagcaagaagacgggactgaggaaagcgagggccatggctggcagagctctgcccagcccagcgtcggggagtccggggctgcagcttcGGAGGAGCAGCCTGCTCCGTTTGTTCTGCCTGCGGGCGTGCGCTCCAGtgaccagaactacccccgaacctgcaggatgtgtttctatggcgtggacACTGTTACCTTAactggcttcccctaccccaggcgcttccctggagtcttcatcctgttcaaTGAGAACCACTTTGGGTTCATCCGGCTGGAGGTGAAATACTTCTTCCTGtatggcagagtccagaacaccttccagaatgtggaggcaccatccccgcaggctttcctggagatgctcaagaacattcagtccatgccctaa